Below is a window of Stygiolobus azoricus DNA.
ATGGTTCGACCGTTTCTCTCTCGACTGGTGTGCAAGCTTATTTGCTTAGGCCTACTCCTTTAGATGCTTATAATGGGTTGAGAAGGCCTTCACAAGTACTATACCCTAAGGATATATCTTACATGATTTATGTGTCTGGGATTAAAGAAGGGGACACCGTTGTTGAAGCTGGCACTGGATCCGGTTTCCTGACGATTTCCTTAGCATATACAGTGGGAGGGAAAGGTAGAGTTATTACTTATGACATAAGAGAAGATATGCAGGAAACAGCTAGAAGGAACTTATCGTTTATGGGACTATTAGATAGAGTAACTTTCAAGCTCAAGGACATAAGGCAAGGAATAGATGAAAGAGATGTAGACGCTGTCTTCCTCGATATGCCAGACCCTTGGAATACGATACAATACGTCCACGACATCCTTAAACCTTCCGGTTCAGTAGTAATCTTTGTCCCTACAGTTAATCAAATAGAGAAAACTGTACTTAAAATCAGTGAATTTGACTTTGTAGATGTGCATGCTGAGGAATTAATTGTTAGAGAATACCAAGTGAAGGAGAACGCGACAAGACCTAAAAATATAGGTGTAGTTCACACTGGTTTCATTATAAGGGCAAGGAAATCAATAAAAGGGAGCTAATAAAATATTAAACGAAATGTCATCAAAACTAGCCACTTACGCGAACCTCATAATAAAGTATGAAAACCAATTGAAAGACGTGGAAAAGAAGACTGTAGAGGACGGTAAGAAAATTGTTTTAATGGCGGAATCTCTCTCCTCACAGTTTAGAGCTGTTGCGGAACAAGTTATATCACAGATTTTTAAAGAAATTGATCAAACTTATTCATCCCAAATTCAACAATTATCCAAGAAGTATACTGAAGAAAGGGAGAAAGAGATCGAGAAGATTAGAAAACAAGCTGAGAAAAACGTTGACAAAGCAGTGGAATTAGTAGTATCCAAATTATTGGAGGTATATAAGTAAATGAGCTTCGCGTACACTACTGCATTAGCAAGAGTATATAAGAGCCAGATACTGAGTACAGGCACTGTAAATGAGTTATTAGAGTCAAGTAGCTGGAAGGAAGTTGCCAACATATTGAGAGAAAATGGTATAATATCTGAAGTCCCACAAACTCTTACGGATTTCCAGACATATATGAAAAATAGAGCACTACAGATATTATCTAGTGTAAGGAATTATACTCTATCCTCCAAAATTGCTTCGTCTATCGTAGATTTGTATAAATATATCGTAGAGTTAGATGACATAGAAGCTATAGTATCTGCCACATTATCTAAATCTACTTCCTTTCGTGTCTATCTTTTAAAAGATCTGGCTGATATAAAACCTCAATCCCTTGAAGATGTGCTATCCTCTCTGACTGGAATCGAGAGGGAAGCTTTGGAATTCGCCTTAGAAAAAGCCACTAATAAGTCAGCTGCCGTAATCAACACTTATTTAGAATATTTCTTTATCAACAGATTATCGGCTATTGTAGATACGTTTAAAGGAGACTGGATCGCAAAAGCTAGAGAGATCATATGTGGTTACAAGGATTATTATTCATCTCTTATCGCGTATAAAATACATGAGCAAGTTTCAGATACATGCAAAATGAGCAAGGAAACTTTGAGAGACATAGCTAACTCTTCTTCTAAGGAAGAGGTTCTAGACATATTATCGAGGTCACCTTACGGTAAAGACATAACAGCAAATGATATTTACTATTCATTTGCTAAATTTAAGAAAGTAGTTAGGGTGCAAGCTAGGAAAGCTTCTCTGAATGCCTTTATGGGTTCACCCTTCACACCAGTTACCGTTATGGGGTTAGCGGAGCTAATTAGATTGGATACAGAAGATATTATCACGATCGTTAACGGTTTAGCTCTAGTTAGAAATGGGGAGAATAAGCAAAAAGTTGTCGAAGATATAAAGTCGCTACTTTCCTTTGAGCTCATCTAAGATTTTTTTGTCTATTATATATCCTCCGTCAACGTCTCTAATAATTGTATAATCAGGTATTTCTGGAGGGTCTGGCATATCTATAAACGGCTTCTCTTTACCTAGATATATCCATTTGAGCCTGCCACCGAACTTTTCTAGTTTATACCAATACTTCCCTATGTAAACGTATTTTTTACCGTTTTTATAGACTAAGTGATAAGGCTTTAAATACACTCTGTACTCCTTTATTTTACTGTTGTACTCATATACTCGCAATTTTAATTTAGTAAGAACTTCATCAAACACTTTTTCTGGTACCTTCACTAGCATTACTAACCTATTCTTTTTTACTCTCAAAAATCATATCTACTTTTAGACGGGTATTAGTATGAAGCTAAGACGCGTTAATAATACATTAGAAGTTTCTGAAATAGGACTAGGCTTATGGAGTATAGTTACGGACGAGTGGGGAAGCGATATAAACAAAGCGGAGGAGCTTTTACGTAAGGCATATGATGCAGG
It encodes the following:
- a CDS encoding tRNA (adenine-N1)-methyltransferase, producing the protein MPLKEGDSVVIWVDPKRVFLVKIEKGKKFGSDKGTLDLSTLIGKEYGSTVSLSTGVQAYLLRPTPLDAYNGLRRPSQVLYPKDISYMIYVSGIKEGDTVVEAGTGSGFLTISLAYTVGGKGRVITYDIREDMQETARRNLSFMGLLDRVTFKLKDIRQGIDERDVDAVFLDMPDPWNTIQYVHDILKPSGSVVIFVPTVNQIEKTVLKISEFDFVDVHAEELIVREYQVKENATRPKNIGVVHTGFIIRARKSIKGS
- a CDS encoding V0D/AC39 family V-type ATPase subunit, with amino-acid sequence MSFAYTTALARVYKSQILSTGTVNELLESSSWKEVANILRENGIISEVPQTLTDFQTYMKNRALQILSSVRNYTLSSKIASSIVDLYKYIVELDDIEAIVSATLSKSTSFRVYLLKDLADIKPQSLEDVLSSLTGIEREALEFALEKATNKSAAVINTYLEYFFINRLSAIVDTFKGDWIAKAREIICGYKDYYSSLIAYKIHEQVSDTCKMSKETLRDIANSSSKEEVLDILSRSPYGKDITANDIYYSFAKFKKVVRVQARKASLNAFMGSPFTPVTVMGLAELIRLDTEDIITIVNGLALVRNGENKQKVVEDIKSLLSFELI